A single window of Rubripirellula lacrimiformis DNA harbors:
- the rpmC gene encoding 50S ribosomal protein L29 produces MSNITELREMSDEQLEATAKEAAQTLFRLRFQSQSERLNTPSEIMKNRRMIARIKTIQTQRLQVAAAK; encoded by the coding sequence ATGAGCAACATCACTGAATTACGCGAGATGAGCGACGAGCAGCTCGAGGCGACCGCCAAAGAGGCCGCTCAGACTCTGTTCCGTTTGCGATTCCAATCGCAGTCAGAGCGTTTGAATACGCCCAGCGAGATCATGAAGAATCGTCGCATGATTGCACGGATCAAGACGATCCAAACTCAGCGCCTGCAAGTAGCTGCTGCGAAGTAA
- the rplE gene encoding 50S ribosomal protein L5: MSDKPRMQVRYEDTIRPELVNKFGYKNPHQIPTIEKVTLNMGVGQAIGDKKILDLAYEAMTDIAGQKPVITIARKSIANFRLREGMPIGCMVTLRRQRMFEFMDRLISIVLPRVRDFRGISRKAFDGRGNYTMGLTEQLVFPELNPDKYTRPQGMNITIVTSANTNDEAREMLALFGMPFKADKKATGAA; the protein is encoded by the coding sequence ATGTCCGACAAACCACGCATGCAGGTCCGATACGAGGACACCATTCGACCAGAATTGGTGAACAAGTTCGGCTACAAGAATCCACACCAAATCCCAACGATCGAAAAGGTCACCCTGAACATGGGTGTTGGCCAAGCGATCGGGGATAAGAAGATTCTTGACCTGGCGTACGAAGCGATGACCGACATCGCTGGCCAAAAACCAGTGATCACCATCGCCCGTAAGTCGATCGCAAACTTCCGGTTGCGTGAAGGCATGCCGATCGGATGCATGGTGACCCTGCGTCGCCAGCGGATGTTCGAGTTCATGGATCGGTTGATTTCGATCGTGCTGCCACGTGTTCGTGACTTTCGCGGAATCAGTCGCAAAGCGTTCGATGGTCGGGGAAACTACACCATGGGGCTGACCGAGCAATTGGTCTTCCCAGAGTTGAACCCGGATAAATACACACGCCCGCAAGGGATGAATATCACCATCGTGACGTCAGCGAATACGAACGATGAAGCTCGCGAAATGTTGGCTTTGTTCGGCATGCCGTTCAAAGCGGACAAGAAAGCTACCGGAGCTGCTTAG
- the secY gene encoding preprotein translocase subunit SecY encodes MFEKLRIIFSIPELRKKVMLTIGLLAIYRIGFHIPLPMIATNIGDAGGTASEFFEKITLFAASDLREATIFGLGIMPYISASIIFQLLGSVYKPLEELKKEGEAGRKKLNEYTRYLTVLICVVQSYMYLKFMLMSGGPSGNGDINPNFMAADGSLFWGWQFVAVLVMTCGTVFLMWLGEQIDEHGIGNGISLLIMAGILAQMPKALYELVRNMKTELTGLSRGQIGIETLVLLVVLFVGVVFGVVFITLGQRKIPTQSAKFTRGRRVYGGTRQHLPLRINQAGVMPIIFASSLLIIPGMLMGGLASFVGSESALFKPLNLIGLTLNDQGSFVFNLFYVVLIFFFCYFWTAITFNPKEMSDNLRDSGTFIPGYRPGKRTTDYLEKVMVRITYVGAAFLSIVAIVPTIVYGSLGVPYSIAGFYGGTGLLIAVSVAFDLVQKIDSHLVMRNYRGLLEGAGGGVSPVV; translated from the coding sequence ATGTTTGAAAAGCTGCGCATCATTTTCTCGATTCCTGAGCTTCGTAAGAAGGTCATGCTGACGATCGGATTGTTGGCGATTTATCGGATCGGTTTCCACATTCCGCTACCAATGATCGCTACGAACATCGGTGACGCTGGTGGGACCGCATCGGAGTTCTTCGAGAAAATTACGCTGTTTGCTGCGAGCGATTTGCGCGAAGCAACGATCTTTGGCCTCGGGATCATGCCATACATTTCGGCATCGATCATTTTCCAGTTGCTCGGGAGCGTCTACAAGCCGCTCGAGGAACTGAAGAAAGAGGGCGAAGCAGGCCGCAAGAAACTGAACGAATACACTCGTTACCTGACCGTGTTGATCTGCGTCGTGCAGAGCTACATGTATTTGAAGTTCATGCTGATGTCCGGTGGCCCGTCGGGCAACGGTGACATCAACCCGAACTTCATGGCGGCCGACGGTTCATTGTTCTGGGGTTGGCAGTTTGTTGCCGTCTTGGTGATGACCTGCGGTACCGTGTTCTTGATGTGGTTGGGCGAACAGATCGACGAGCACGGAATTGGCAACGGGATCAGCCTTCTGATCATGGCAGGGATTTTGGCTCAGATGCCAAAGGCACTGTACGAATTGGTTCGCAACATGAAGACCGAATTGACGGGGCTTAGCCGCGGACAGATCGGGATCGAAACCTTGGTGTTGTTGGTTGTTCTGTTTGTCGGTGTTGTTTTTGGAGTGGTGTTCATCACGCTGGGGCAACGTAAGATTCCTACTCAATCGGCTAAGTTCACTCGCGGTCGCCGCGTCTATGGTGGAACTCGCCAACACCTTCCGCTGCGGATCAACCAGGCCGGCGTGATGCCGATCATTTTCGCCAGCAGTTTGCTGATCATCCCCGGCATGTTGATGGGTGGATTGGCCAGCTTTGTCGGTAGCGAAAGTGCACTGTTCAAACCATTGAACCTGATCGGTTTGACATTGAATGACCAAGGGTCGTTCGTGTTCAACCTGTTCTACGTCGTGCTAATTTTCTTCTTCTGCTACTTCTGGACCGCCATCACCTTCAATCCGAAGGAAATGTCGGACAACCTTCGTGACAGCGGAACGTTCATTCCCGGGTATCGGCCTGGCAAGCGGACGACGGACTACCTCGAAAAGGTCATGGTCCGGATCACTTACGTCGGTGCGGCCTTCCTTTCGATCGTCGCGATCGTGCCAACGATTGTTTACGGTTCGCTGGGCGTGCCTTATTCGATCGCCGGTTTCTACGGCGGTACTGGATTGCTGATTGCAGTCAGTGTGGCGTTTGACCTGGTGCAAAAGATCGACAGCCACCTGGTGATGCGGAACTATCGCGGTTTGCTTGAAGGTGCGGGTGGCGGCGTTTCGCCAGTCGTCTAG
- the rplW gene encoding 50S ribosomal protein L23 translates to MKPQAPSPSAGSGNGIQLESHQVLLRPLVTEKGVHRASRNNQYAFQIHRDATKLDVKTAVEELFSVKVKKVRTQTRKGKLRRYKFRYGRTSDWKKAIVQLHEDHRIDFF, encoded by the coding sequence ATGAAACCACAAGCACCATCACCATCAGCTGGTTCCGGAAACGGCATTCAGCTTGAATCGCATCAAGTTTTGCTGCGTCCGTTGGTCACCGAAAAAGGTGTGCACCGGGCTTCACGCAACAATCAATACGCTTTTCAAATCCACCGTGACGCGACCAAGTTGGACGTGAAAACTGCGGTTGAAGAGTTGTTCAGTGTGAAGGTTAAGAAGGTTCGGACGCAAACTCGCAAGGGCAAGCTCCGACGCTACAAGTTCCGCTACGGTCGGACGAGTGATTGGAAGAAGGCGATTGTTCAACTGCATGAAGATCACCGCATTGATTTCTTCTAG
- the rplN gene encoding 50S ribosomal protein L14, producing the protein MIQQETRLDVADNTGARQVMCIKVLGGSRRRVAGLGDVIVCSVKSVIPGSEVKKKAIVRAVIVRTKQPTRRADGSYIKFDSNAVVLIDKDKGPRGTRIFGAVARELRDRSFMKIVSLANEVV; encoded by the coding sequence ATGATTCAACAAGAAACTCGACTCGACGTTGCGGACAACACTGGTGCACGCCAAGTGATGTGCATCAAAGTCCTCGGCGGTTCACGTCGCCGCGTCGCCGGCTTGGGTGACGTGATTGTCTGCAGCGTTAAAAGTGTGATCCCAGGCAGCGAAGTCAAGAAAAAGGCTATCGTCCGGGCGGTCATCGTGCGAACCAAACAACCCACTCGCCGTGCTGACGGCAGTTACATCAAATTCGACAGCAACGCTGTGGTTTTGATCGACAAGGATAAAGGCCCTCGCGGAACCCGCATTTTCGGTGCGGTTGCTCGTGAGCTTCGTGATCGTAGCTTCATGAAAATTGTTTCGCTGGCCAACGAAGTGGTTTAG
- the rpsH gene encoding 30S ribosomal protein S8, whose protein sequence is MMTDPIADMLTRIRNAVRVEKPYVDIPSSRFKKGIADVLKREGFIWDWKEIDEENPSSTLRLELKYGPNGERVIQTIKRVSKPGRRLYSRGKELKPVLGGLGIRIISTSRGVLSDREARRDNLGGEVVCEIA, encoded by the coding sequence ATGATGACTGATCCAATTGCCGACATGCTGACACGTATCCGTAACGCGGTTCGCGTCGAGAAGCCTTATGTCGATATTCCATCCAGCCGTTTCAAGAAGGGCATCGCCGACGTGCTAAAGCGCGAAGGCTTTATCTGGGATTGGAAGGAAATTGACGAGGAAAATCCTTCGTCGACGCTACGTTTGGAACTGAAATACGGTCCCAACGGCGAACGCGTGATCCAAACGATCAAACGCGTCAGCAAGCCAGGTCGTCGGCTTTACAGCCGCGGCAAGGAACTCAAGCCCGTCCTAGGCGGCCTGGGTATCCGAATCATTAGCACCAGCCGTGGGGTTCTCAGCGATCGCGAAGCGCGACGTGACAACCTGGGTGGTGAAGTTGTCTGCGAAATCGCTTAA
- the rplO gene encoding 50S ribosomal protein L15 → MQLNDVHRGIQKKRPRKRIGRGSGSGHGKTSGRGHNGHKSRSGYSRKPTFQGGAMPMIRRIPKRGFNNRWALTVFAVNVARLNEAFNDGDEVTLEALAAKDLAKGTFDEVKILGDGELTKKLTVSAHRFSKSAEEKITAAGGTINKLVAKRTPDERVAALKAEAKK, encoded by the coding sequence ATGCAACTTAACGATGTCCACCGCGGCATTCAGAAGAAACGGCCTCGCAAACGCATCGGACGTGGTTCCGGTAGCGGCCACGGCAAGACTTCTGGACGCGGCCACAATGGTCACAAGAGCCGTAGTGGTTACAGCCGCAAGCCGACCTTCCAAGGCGGTGCGATGCCGATGATTCGGCGCATTCCAAAGCGTGGTTTCAATAATCGTTGGGCACTGACCGTGTTCGCGGTGAACGTTGCACGTCTGAACGAAGCGTTCAACGATGGTGACGAAGTCACATTGGAAGCCTTGGCCGCCAAAGACTTGGCAAAGGGAACTTTCGACGAGGTAAAGATCCTCGGCGATGGCGAACTGACCAAGAAACTGACCGTATCGGCTCACCGATTCAGCAAGTCGGCTGAAGAGAAGATCACCGCTGCTGGCGGAACGATCAACAAGCTGGTTGCGAAGCGGACTCCGGACGAACGAGTCGCAGCACTGAAGGCTGAAGCAAAGAAATAG
- the rpsQ gene encoding 30S ribosomal protein S17 yields the protein MPKRVVSGIVTSDKMSKTRRVEIARLVKHPKYKKYIRRRTVCYVHDENNDSGAGDRVEIIESEPLSKLKRWRLVRVLEKSTEVDVAALRAARKQAELDAVAAASGGEESAEG from the coding sequence ATGCCTAAGCGTGTCGTCTCCGGAATCGTGACCAGTGACAAGATGAGCAAGACTCGTCGTGTCGAAATTGCCCGTTTGGTCAAACACCCGAAGTACAAAAAGTACATTCGTCGTCGTACCGTCTGCTATGTGCATGATGAGAACAACGACTCGGGTGCCGGCGATCGCGTCGAAATCATCGAATCCGAACCGTTGTCGAAGCTAAAGCGATGGCGTTTGGTTCGAGTGCTGGAAAAGAGCACCGAAGTTGACGTTGCTGCCTTGCGTGCCGCACGGAAGCAAGCCGAACTGGATGCCGTTGCGGCCGCCAGTGGTGGCGAAGAGTCGGCCGAAGGCTAG
- a CDS encoding type Z 30S ribosomal protein S14, with translation MASKSKVAKANRPPKFSSRKENRCKFCGRPRSVYRKFGLCRICFRENANLGLIPGVRKASW, from the coding sequence GTGGCAAGTAAATCGAAAGTCGCAAAGGCGAATCGTCCGCCGAAATTCAGCTCTCGAAAAGAGAACCGCTGCAAGTTTTGTGGTCGTCCTCGATCGGTTTACCGTAAGTTCGGGCTGTGTCGGATTTGTTTCCGAGAGAACGCTAACCTGGGATTGATCCCGGGCGTTCGTAAGGCCAGCTGGTGA
- the rplP gene encoding 50S ribosomal protein L16, translated as MALMPKRVKHRKSQRGRIKGSATRGNTVVFGDYGIQSLDAGWIKATTIEAGRIAAQQYVRGEGKLYIRIFPDKSVTSTPLETRMGKGKGEPDFWAAVVKPGTILYELGGVTEQQAKVCFARLASKLPVKVRFVERRPA; from the coding sequence ATGGCGTTGATGCCCAAACGGGTCAAGCATCGAAAAAGCCAAAGAGGTCGCATAAAAGGTAGTGCGACTCGCGGCAATACGGTCGTCTTTGGTGACTATGGCATCCAGTCTTTGGATGCCGGTTGGATCAAAGCCACGACGATCGAAGCCGGTCGTATTGCTGCACAGCAGTACGTCCGCGGCGAAGGCAAGCTTTACATTCGAATCTTTCCCGACAAATCAGTGACCAGCACACCGCTGGAAACTCGGATGGGGAAAGGTAAGGGTGAGCCTGACTTTTGGGCCGCGGTCGTCAAGCCTGGCACGATCCTTTATGAGCTCGGCGGAGTGACGGAACAACAAGCAAAGGTTTGTTTCGCTCGTTTGGCCAGCAAGCTGCCGGTGAAAGTTCGATTCGTCGAACGTCGGCCTGCTTAA
- the rplB gene encoding 50S ribosomal protein L2 has protein sequence MGIRIYKPTSAGRRNASVSDFADLTKGYKPERSLLKPKRKTGGRNNQGKITARHRGGGHKQMYRVVDFRRAKDGVMATVDSVQYDPNRSARIALLKYSDGEKVYVIAPAGLKAGAKVQNGPDAAPVVGNSLPLKNIPLGTTICCIELRAGRGAVLCRSAGTQATLMAREADWAQLALPSGEIRRVPSTCRAVIGQVGNTDHMKVRLGKAGRARWLGRRPHVRGTAMNPVDHPHGGGEGRTKGGRHPVSPQGKSAKGGSTRQRRKGSNSSIVRRRKSRRYGQLKLH, from the coding sequence ATGGGCATCCGAATATACAAGCCGACCAGCGCCGGACGCAGAAATGCGTCGGTCAGCGATTTCGCTGACTTGACCAAGGGCTACAAGCCCGAACGGTCGCTGTTGAAGCCAAAGCGAAAGACCGGCGGACGAAATAACCAAGGTAAAATCACTGCACGTCACCGCGGTGGCGGTCACAAGCAGATGTACCGGGTGGTTGATTTTCGTCGTGCCAAAGATGGCGTGATGGCAACCGTTGATTCGGTCCAGTACGACCCGAACCGTTCGGCTCGGATTGCACTGCTGAAATACAGCGACGGCGAAAAAGTGTACGTCATCGCACCGGCTGGATTGAAGGCAGGAGCCAAGGTCCAGAACGGACCTGACGCCGCCCCAGTTGTCGGCAACAGTCTGCCGCTGAAAAACATTCCCTTGGGAACAACGATCTGTTGCATTGAACTTCGCGCCGGACGTGGTGCGGTTCTTTGTCGATCGGCTGGAACTCAAGCGACTTTGATGGCACGTGAGGCCGATTGGGCTCAGTTGGCTTTGCCTAGCGGCGAAATCCGACGGGTTCCAAGCACCTGTCGTGCAGTCATTGGTCAAGTCGGAAACACCGACCACATGAAGGTTCGACTCGGGAAAGCCGGTCGGGCTCGTTGGTTGGGTCGTCGACCGCACGTTCGTGGTACAGCCATGAACCCGGTAGATCACCCGCACGGTGGTGGTGAAGGCCGGACCAAGGGTGGACGTCACCCGGTTAGCCCGCAGGGCAAGAGTGCTAAGGGCGGTTCAACTCGTCAGCGTCGGAAGGGCAGTAACAGCTCGATCGTTCGCCGTCGCAAGAGTCGTCGCTATGGCCAGTTGAAGCTGCACTAG
- the rplR gene encoding 50S ribosomal protein L18, producing the protein MDKNKIIQKKRLRRRNHVRNNLRGNSTHPRLCIHRSLKHFSVQLIDDAAGKTLVSASTRDKAASIKIGGNCDAAASVGKMIAERATAAGITVVKMDRGHNKYHGRVKAFAEAARESGLQF; encoded by the coding sequence ATGGACAAGAACAAGATCATCCAAAAGAAGCGTCTCCGGCGCCGTAACCACGTTCGCAACAATCTGCGGGGCAATTCAACGCACCCGCGTTTGTGCATCCACCGTTCGCTGAAACACTTCAGCGTCCAGTTGATCGACGACGCGGCCGGCAAGACGCTGGTCAGCGCCAGCACTCGGGACAAAGCTGCATCGATCAAGATCGGTGGCAACTGTGACGCTGCCGCTTCGGTTGGTAAGATGATCGCCGAACGGGCAACCGCTGCTGGCATCACCGTGGTCAAGATGGACCGCGGCCATAACAAATATCATGGACGCGTCAAAGCGTTTGCCGAAGCTGCTCGCGAAAGCGGACTGCAGTTTTAA
- the rplV gene encoding 50S ribosomal protein L22 — MATFNARHKGARISAQKVRLLANLVRGMYADEALDTLKYQPQRGARMLEKVIQSAIGNAQDPDQNNGRSHRIEELVVTEVCVDGGPMFKRIRPRARGTAFMIKKRSSHIRVALTPIDEV; from the coding sequence ATGGCAACATTCAATGCACGGCACAAAGGTGCCCGAATCAGCGCCCAAAAGGTTCGCTTACTAGCGAACTTGGTGCGAGGCATGTACGCCGACGAAGCGCTTGATACTTTGAAGTATCAGCCGCAGCGTGGAGCCCGCATGCTGGAAAAAGTTATCCAGAGCGCCATTGGCAATGCTCAGGACCCTGACCAAAACAACGGTCGCAGCCACCGAATCGAAGAATTGGTGGTAACGGAAGTCTGCGTCGATGGCGGACCAATGTTCAAGCGGATCCGACCTCGTGCCCGTGGCACGGCGTTCATGATCAAAAAACGAAGCAGTCATATTCGCGTCGCTTTGACGCCAATTGACGAAGTCTGA
- the rpsE gene encoding 30S ribosomal protein S5 — protein sequence MLDRVVKIKRCAAVVKGGRRFSFAAMVVVGDGSGKVGWGYGKANEVPPSVQKAQKQASRSLIDVPLVEGSIPHQVIGKYGAAKVILIPAGAGTGIIAGQAVRAVCEATGIHDILTKSYGTNNPVTLVKATVNALSQLRTVDQVAALRGLSVEELAG from the coding sequence ATGCTCGATCGCGTCGTCAAGATCAAGCGTTGTGCGGCTGTGGTCAAAGGTGGTCGTCGCTTTAGCTTTGCAGCCATGGTTGTTGTCGGCGACGGCAGCGGCAAGGTTGGTTGGGGCTACGGAAAAGCGAACGAAGTTCCGCCAAGCGTCCAAAAGGCTCAAAAGCAAGCTAGCCGAAGCCTGATCGATGTTCCTTTGGTCGAGGGCAGCATCCCTCACCAAGTCATCGGCAAGTACGGCGCGGCAAAGGTGATTCTGATCCCAGCGGGTGCTGGTACCGGTATCATTGCTGGTCAAGCTGTGCGTGCGGTTTGCGAAGCGACCGGAATTCACGATATTCTGACCAAGTCCTACGGCACCAATAATCCTGTGACGTTGGTCAAAGCGACCGTCAATGCACTTTCGCAGTTGCGGACGGTTGATCAGGTCGCTGCCCTGCGTGGGTTGTCGGTCGAAGAACTAGCCGGCTAG
- the rplD gene encoding 50S ribosomal protein L4, which translates to MASLTVFNESGSEVGTYEIDTEQIANRVNKQLLHDAVVMYQANLRQGSHNTRTRGEVSGTTKKMYRQKGTGNARAGSRRSPVRVGGGVAKTVKPRDYSYRLNKKALRLATRMAVRSRIDDGELVVIDKLGFDSPSTKQMAGVLKALGLEGTTTLVATAEQDAGIYKSGRNIAGVVVHPVRELNALSVLKPKRVLITRDALDKIKDGSFSANVHEDVAE; encoded by the coding sequence ATGGCATCACTAACTGTTTTTAACGAGTCCGGCAGCGAAGTCGGCACGTACGAAATCGACACCGAACAAATTGCCAATCGCGTCAACAAGCAGTTGTTGCACGATGCGGTGGTTATGTACCAAGCAAACCTTCGTCAGGGATCGCACAACACGCGGACTCGTGGTGAAGTTTCCGGTACGACCAAGAAGATGTATCGCCAAAAGGGAACCGGGAACGCACGTGCAGGTAGCCGTCGTTCGCCAGTCCGCGTTGGTGGTGGTGTTGCTAAGACGGTAAAGCCTCGCGATTATAGCTATCGCTTGAATAAGAAGGCTTTGCGTTTGGCAACACGTATGGCGGTCCGTTCGCGGATTGATGACGGCGAATTGGTCGTGATCGACAAGTTGGGCTTCGATTCGCCCAGTACCAAGCAAATGGCTGGTGTGCTGAAGGCTTTGGGGCTTGAAGGAACGACCACCTTGGTGGCAACGGCCGAACAGGACGCTGGAATTTACAAGAGCGGACGCAACATCGCTGGTGTTGTCGTTCACCCAGTTCGGGAACTGAATGCGTTGTCGGTGCTGAAGCCGAAGCGAGTGCTGATCACTCGGGATGCGTTGGACAAGATCAAGGACGGTTCGTTCAGTGCGAATGTCCACGAAGACGTAGCTGAGTAG
- the rpsS gene encoding 30S ribosomal protein S19, protein MSRSLKKGPYVDPKLFFKVQKQIEGGGNEPIKTWARACTIVPEFINKTFMVHDGRKHVKVQVSEDMVGHKLGEFAPTRTFKGHSGKGGKK, encoded by the coding sequence ATGAGTCGAAGTCTCAAGAAAGGCCCGTACGTCGATCCGAAGCTGTTCTTCAAAGTGCAGAAGCAGATCGAAGGCGGCGGCAACGAACCGATCAAGACCTGGGCTCGTGCGTGCACGATCGTTCCTGAGTTCATCAACAAGACCTTCATGGTCCACGACGGTCGCAAGCATGTCAAAGTGCAAGTGTCCGAGGACATGGTAGGCCACAAGTTGGGCGAATTTGCACCGACCCGGACGTTCAAGGGTCACAGCGGCAAGGGCGGCAAGAAGTAA
- the rplX gene encoding 50S ribosomal protein L24, translating into MNFRIDDEVEVIAGADKGHRGKVLKIDRKANKIVVEGAGRVWKHVRRSQKNPQGGRLNKEMPIAASNVMLVDPADGKRTRVGVRFLADGSKERYAKKTGNSLGKIAPARAQHAAKA; encoded by the coding sequence ATGAATTTTCGCATTGATGACGAGGTCGAAGTGATCGCCGGCGCTGACAAAGGTCACCGCGGCAAGGTCCTGAAGATCGATCGCAAAGCCAACAAGATCGTCGTCGAGGGTGCAGGACGTGTTTGGAAGCACGTGCGTCGCAGCCAGAAAAATCCGCAGGGCGGACGACTGAACAAAGAAATGCCGATCGCGGCCAGCAACGTCATGTTGGTGGATCCCGCCGACGGCAAGCGAACTCGCGTCGGCGTTCGTTTCCTGGCTGATGGAAGCAAAGAACGTTACGCCAAGAAAACTGGCAACAGCCTGGGCAAGATCGCTCCGGCACGAGCCCAACACGCCGCCAAGGCGTAA
- a CDS encoding adenylate kinase yields the protein MRIIFIGPPGAGKGTQCNRLTERLQIPHLSTGEMLRETRNESALGRVVASYIDGGRLAPDYLVMRIVIKRLAQSDCSGGCLFDGFPRTVNQARLLDDYLAQKDDEINLVLHLAAQQEALVDRLLKRSLIEDRADDNAETISARLRVFHTQTAPVLDYYAGRDLVRTVDGMRSPDEVFDQIVDHLKV from the coding sequence ATGCGAATCATCTTCATTGGTCCGCCCGGCGCCGGCAAAGGGACGCAGTGCAATCGCTTGACCGAGCGGTTGCAGATTCCCCATCTATCCACCGGCGAAATGTTGCGTGAGACGCGTAACGAGTCTGCGCTGGGACGAGTCGTCGCCAGCTATATCGATGGCGGCCGTTTGGCCCCCGATTATCTTGTCATGCGAATCGTGATCAAGCGATTGGCTCAGTCGGACTGCTCCGGCGGTTGTTTGTTCGATGGGTTCCCGCGAACGGTGAATCAGGCACGACTGCTGGATGACTATCTGGCCCAGAAAGATGACGAGATCAATCTCGTCCTGCACTTGGCCGCGCAGCAGGAAGCCCTGGTCGACCGATTGCTGAAGCGGTCGCTGATCGAGGACCGCGCGGACGATAATGCCGAGACCATTTCGGCGCGGCTGCGCGTCTTTCATACTCAGACGGCGCCAGTTTTGGACTATTACGCCGGTCGCGATCTTGTCCGAACGGTGGATGGGATGCGATCGCCCGACGAAGTGTTCGACCAGATCGTTGACCATTTGAAGGTCTAG
- the rpsC gene encoding 30S ribosomal protein S3 has translation MGQKVNPIAFRTGVTRGWSSRWYASKQDFADLLVEDRKLRNFITNHPKKTQYKSAGIDRIEIERTRDEVRVMMYVARPGLIIGKKGQEIEVLQAELQNLIGRRINLKVEEVGRPELQAQLVAQDIAQQLSKRSSFRRTMKRTLETTMDAGAKGIKVQLAGRLGGAEMARREKQIAGSIPLSTLQAKIDYGFTEAMTPQGHIGIQVWINQGTYGDETDGVDAQTGQASKKPKRSHKR, from the coding sequence ATGGGCCAAAAAGTCAATCCAATCGCTTTCCGTACTGGTGTCACCCGTGGGTGGAGCAGTCGGTGGTATGCGTCCAAGCAAGACTTTGCCGATTTGTTGGTCGAAGATCGCAAGTTGCGTAACTTCATTACCAACCATCCCAAAAAGACACAATACAAGAGTGCCGGGATCGACCGGATCGAGATCGAACGTACTCGCGACGAAGTTCGCGTGATGATGTACGTCGCTCGACCTGGCCTGATCATTGGCAAGAAGGGGCAAGAGATCGAAGTTCTGCAAGCTGAGTTGCAGAACCTGATCGGCCGCCGAATCAACCTGAAGGTTGAAGAAGTCGGACGCCCTGAACTGCAAGCCCAATTGGTGGCTCAGGATATCGCACAACAACTGTCCAAGCGGTCCAGTTTCCGCCGGACGATGAAACGAACGCTCGAGACGACCATGGATGCTGGTGCCAAAGGCATCAAAGTTCAATTGGCCGGCCGACTAGGCGGTGCCGAAATGGCTCGTCGCGAAAAGCAGATTGCAGGCTCGATTCCATTGAGCACGCTACAAGCAAAAATTGATTACGGATTCACCGAAGCGATGACGCCACAGGGGCACATCGGGATTCAAGTGTGGATCAACCAAGGTACTTACGGAGACGAAACCGATGGCGTTGATGCCCAAACGGGTCAAGCATCGAAAAAGCCAAAGAGGTCGCATAAAAGGTAG
- the rplF gene encoding 50S ribosomal protein L6 has translation MSRVGNKPVPLVDGAKVSISGCTIDVEGSKGKLSFEHRPEVTVALNEDSNEVIVTRDSDERVARELHGLTRAIVANMIEGVTKGYEKKLEIVGVGYLAAISNGVLQLRVGFANELHRKIPDNLTVTCPDQTHVVIQGCDKQAVGQFAAEIRSLRKPEPYKGKGVRYQGEQVKIKAGKSATK, from the coding sequence ATGAGTCGCGTTGGAAACAAACCGGTGCCCTTGGTCGACGGTGCGAAAGTATCGATTTCTGGCTGCACGATTGACGTCGAGGGTTCCAAAGGCAAGTTGTCGTTCGAACACCGCCCGGAAGTAACCGTGGCGTTGAACGAAGACAGCAACGAAGTAATCGTGACACGCGACAGCGATGAACGTGTGGCTCGCGAGCTGCACGGGCTGACCCGAGCGATCGTTGCCAATATGATCGAAGGCGTGACGAAGGGCTATGAAAAGAAGCTCGAAATCGTCGGCGTCGGTTATCTGGCTGCGATTTCAAACGGTGTCCTTCAGTTGCGTGTTGGCTTTGCTAACGAACTGCATCGCAAGATCCCTGACAATTTGACCGTGACCTGTCCCGATCAAACGCACGTCGTCATTCAAGGCTGTGACAAGCAGGCCGTCGGCCAGTTTGCAGCTGAGATCCGATCGCTGCGTAAACCCGAGCCTTACAAGGGCAAGGGTGTTCGTTATCAAGGCGAACAAGTTAAGATCAAGGCTGGTAAGTCGGCTACGAAGTAG